One window of Bacillus sp. THAF10 genomic DNA carries:
- a CDS encoding AMP-binding protein: MEQEVKKPWLSLYPEEIPHEINFEERTLQSYLKQAAEEFPAKTAISFLGKKLTFEEVYDQSLKLANYLKGLGIEKGDRVSIMLPNCPQAVISYYGVLFAGGIVVQTNPLYMERELEYQLNDSGSEIIITLDILYPRVTKVKALTKLKHVVVTGIKDYLPFPKNMIYPFVQKKQYGIVVKVEHSGNNHLLTEAIKQSEALTIDIPINPKEDLALLQYTGGTTGFPKGVMLTHYNLVSNTLMSVKWMYRCKRAQEKVIGILPFFHVYGMTAVMNLSIMQAFEMVLLPKFDPETTLKTIQKERPTLFPGAPTIYIALLNHPDIKKYDLSSVDSCISGSAALPVEVQEQFERVTGGKLVEGYGLSEASPVTHANFLWDERVSGSIGIPWPNTESVILSMETGEIAPVGEIGEIAVRGPQIMKGYWNRKEETEAVLRDGWLLTGDLGYMDERGYFYVVDRKKDMIIAGGFNIYPREIEEVLYEHEQIQEVVVAGIPDAYRGETVKAYIVKKQNATLTEEELDQYARKHLAAYKVPRLYEFRDELPKTAVGKILRRALVEEEKQKIAK, translated from the coding sequence ATGGAGCAAGAAGTGAAAAAGCCGTGGCTGTCACTGTATCCAGAAGAAATACCTCATGAGATTAACTTCGAAGAGAGAACGTTGCAATCCTATTTAAAACAAGCTGCCGAAGAGTTTCCAGCTAAAACGGCAATCAGTTTCCTCGGAAAAAAACTTACGTTTGAAGAAGTCTATGATCAATCTTTAAAACTGGCAAACTACTTAAAAGGACTAGGAATAGAAAAAGGTGACCGGGTGTCGATTATGCTTCCAAATTGCCCGCAAGCAGTGATTAGCTATTATGGAGTATTATTTGCTGGCGGAATAGTAGTGCAGACAAACCCGCTTTACATGGAACGAGAACTCGAATATCAGCTCAATGATTCAGGATCAGAAATCATCATTACATTAGATATTCTTTATCCAAGAGTGACAAAAGTGAAAGCGCTGACAAAACTAAAACATGTAGTGGTTACTGGTATTAAAGACTATCTACCATTCCCCAAAAACATGATTTATCCATTCGTTCAGAAAAAACAGTATGGAATTGTTGTAAAAGTAGAACACAGTGGGAATAACCATTTGTTAACAGAGGCAATTAAACAATCAGAAGCATTGACGATTGATATTCCAATTAATCCGAAAGAGGATCTTGCGCTTCTTCAATATACAGGGGGCACAACTGGGTTTCCAAAAGGAGTAATGCTCACCCATTACAACCTTGTTTCCAACACGTTGATGAGTGTGAAATGGATGTATCGATGCAAAAGAGCGCAGGAAAAAGTTATTGGAATCCTCCCATTTTTCCACGTGTATGGCATGACAGCAGTAATGAATTTATCCATCATGCAGGCATTTGAAATGGTGTTACTTCCAAAATTCGATCCAGAAACAACACTCAAAACGATTCAAAAGGAGCGACCAACCTTATTTCCAGGAGCTCCAACCATCTACATTGCCTTATTGAATCATCCTGATATTAAAAAGTACGACCTATCATCTGTAGATTCATGTATTAGCGGATCTGCTGCTCTGCCGGTTGAGGTACAGGAGCAATTTGAAAGGGTAACAGGTGGAAAGCTTGTAGAAGGCTACGGATTGAGTGAGGCGTCACCTGTGACACACGCTAATTTTCTTTGGGATGAGAGGGTATCAGGGAGTATTGGAATTCCTTGGCCTAACACAGAGTCAGTGATTCTTTCAATGGAAACAGGAGAGATTGCTCCTGTAGGAGAGATTGGCGAAATTGCTGTACGCGGACCTCAAATCATGAAAGGCTATTGGAACCGTAAAGAGGAAACGGAGGCTGTTCTTAGAGATGGATGGCTATTAACAGGTGACCTTGGTTATATGGATGAGCGCGGTTACTTTTATGTAGTGGACCGTAAGAAAGACATGATTATTGCAGGAGGATTTAATATTTATCCTCGTGAAATAGAGGAAGTACTATATGAGCATGAGCAAATTCAAGAGGTAGTCGTTGCAGGTATACCTGATGCCTATCGCGGCGAAACAGTAAAAGCCTATATTGTGAAGAAACAAAATGCGACCTTGACAGAGGAAGAGCTTGATCAATATGCCCGCAAGCATCTGGCAGCGTACAAGGTGCCAAGGCTATACGAGTTCAGAGACGAACTGCCAAAAACCGCAGTTGGGAAAATTTTAAGAAGAGCGCTTGTGGAAGAAGAAAAACAAAAAATCGCAAAATAA
- a CDS encoding endonuclease MutS2, with protein MQPRVLKVLEFNKVKDKLAGFSASSLGREKVLQLMPSIDYMEVVKSQEQTDEAATVLRLKGEVPLGGITDIRAHVKRAEIGGTLNTQELLDIAGTIYAARKLDRFVETLLEEELYIPILKNYMDQLVIYPELERNIKNCIDEYGEVLDGASEKLRGIRQQLRSTESRVREKLESMIRSSNAQKMLSDSIVTIRNERYVIPVKQEYRGAYGGIVHDQSSSGATLFIEPQQVVDLNNVLQEAKVKEKLEIDRILAELSAEVAEVARDLMENVSILAEIDFMFAKAKYAKHIRATKPKINDKRIVRLVQARHPLIPGDEVVPNTIELGKDYTSIVITGPNTGGKTVTLKTLGLLQIMAQSGLQVPAQDGSEVGVFSAVYADIGDEQSIEQSLSTFSSHMVNIVDILKKVDHNSLVLFDELGAGTDPQEGAALAISILDEVYQRGACVIATTHYPELKAYGYNREGVVNASVEFNVDTLSPTYRLLIGVPGRSNAFEISKRLGLENDVIQRAKEFVSEDSNKVENMIASLEASQKRAEAEWQEAEQIRKTSEKLHEELEQQMQALDEQRDKLMEKAAEKAEKLVEQAKQEAEQVIRELRKMRMEQHAHVKEHELIDAKKRLGDAVPTVKKSASTKKQEVANQTLEPGDEVKVLSLNQKGHLVEKTGEKEWQVQIGIMKMKVKDKDIHYISRPKPVETKPLATIKGKDYHVSLELDLRGERFENALMRVEKYLDDAVLAGYHRVSIIHGKGTGALRVGVQNYLKNHRSVKNHRYGEASEGGIGVTVVELK; from the coding sequence TTAATAAAGTAAAAGATAAGCTGGCTGGATTTTCTGCTTCTTCTCTGGGACGAGAAAAAGTCTTACAACTTATGCCCTCGATTGACTATATGGAAGTTGTAAAAAGTCAGGAGCAAACAGATGAAGCAGCAACCGTTCTCCGCCTTAAAGGAGAGGTGCCTCTAGGTGGTATCACCGACATAAGAGCACATGTAAAACGTGCTGAAATAGGAGGGACGCTCAATACACAAGAGCTCCTTGATATTGCAGGTACCATCTATGCAGCACGAAAACTTGACCGTTTTGTGGAAACATTATTGGAAGAAGAACTTTATATCCCTATTTTGAAAAATTACATGGACCAGCTTGTCATCTATCCAGAGTTAGAGCGGAACATAAAAAATTGCATTGATGAGTATGGCGAGGTATTGGATGGTGCAAGTGAAAAATTAAGAGGAATCAGGCAGCAGCTTCGGTCCACCGAATCTAGAGTGCGGGAAAAGCTAGAAAGCATGATCCGCTCTAGCAACGCGCAAAAAATGCTATCTGACTCGATTGTTACGATTCGCAATGAACGCTACGTTATCCCTGTTAAGCAGGAATACCGCGGAGCATATGGTGGAATTGTACATGATCAATCTTCCTCTGGTGCCACCTTATTCATCGAACCTCAACAAGTGGTTGATTTAAATAACGTTCTCCAAGAAGCGAAAGTAAAAGAAAAGCTTGAGATTGATCGTATCCTTGCTGAACTATCTGCAGAGGTAGCAGAAGTAGCACGTGATTTAATGGAAAATGTCAGCATTCTTGCAGAAATAGATTTTATGTTTGCGAAAGCAAAATATGCCAAACACATACGCGCGACAAAGCCAAAAATAAATGATAAGAGAATTGTGAGACTCGTTCAAGCGAGACACCCGTTAATACCAGGTGACGAAGTAGTTCCCAATACGATTGAATTGGGAAAAGACTATACATCCATCGTGATAACAGGTCCAAACACAGGAGGAAAAACAGTTACCTTAAAAACGCTAGGATTGTTGCAAATCATGGCGCAATCAGGCTTGCAAGTTCCAGCCCAGGATGGCTCTGAAGTGGGAGTATTCTCTGCTGTCTATGCAGATATTGGCGATGAGCAGTCGATTGAGCAAAGCTTGAGTACTTTTTCCTCCCACATGGTAAACATTGTAGACATTCTGAAAAAAGTAGATCATAACAGCCTTGTATTATTTGATGAGCTAGGAGCGGGAACAGACCCGCAAGAAGGAGCAGCACTAGCCATCTCCATTTTGGATGAAGTATACCAGCGTGGTGCATGTGTAATTGCAACCACTCACTATCCAGAGCTAAAAGCGTATGGATATAACCGAGAAGGGGTCGTGAATGCCAGTGTTGAATTCAATGTGGATACACTAAGTCCGACCTATCGACTACTTATCGGCGTTCCTGGTAGAAGTAATGCTTTTGAAATTTCTAAACGTCTTGGACTTGAGAATGATGTGATTCAACGTGCAAAAGAGTTTGTTAGCGAAGACAGCAATAAAGTGGAGAATATGATTGCCTCTCTTGAAGCATCGCAAAAAAGAGCAGAGGCAGAATGGCAAGAAGCAGAACAGATTCGAAAAACCTCTGAAAAGCTTCATGAAGAACTGGAACAACAAATGCAAGCTCTCGATGAACAACGAGACAAGCTAATGGAAAAAGCAGCAGAGAAAGCAGAAAAACTTGTAGAACAAGCAAAACAAGAAGCAGAACAGGTCATTCGTGAGCTGCGGAAAATGAGAATGGAGCAGCATGCCCATGTGAAAGAGCATGAGTTAATCGATGCTAAAAAACGTCTGGGAGATGCGGTACCAACTGTCAAAAAATCAGCTTCCACCAAAAAGCAAGAAGTAGCAAATCAAACTCTAGAGCCAGGTGATGAGGTGAAAGTGCTTAGCTTAAATCAAAAAGGTCACCTTGTGGAGAAAACAGGCGAGAAAGAATGGCAAGTTCAGATTGGCATCATGAAAATGAAGGTGAAGGACAAAGACATTCACTATATTAGTAGGCCAAAGCCTGTCGAAACAAAGCCATTAGCCACCATTAAAGGCAAGGATTATCATGTCAGTCTTGAACTTGACTTGCGAGGAGAAAGATTCGAAAATGCCTTGATGAGAGTAGAGAAATATTTGGATGATGCCGTTCTTGCAGGCTATCATAGAGTGTCGATTATTCATGGTAAAGGCACAGGAGCGCTTCGAGTCGGCGTTCAAAATTACTTGAAAAATCATCGTTCTGTAAAAAATCATCGATATGGAGAAGCCTCTGAAGGCGGTATAGGCGTAACGGTGGTAGAACTAAAATAG
- a CDS encoding DUF350 domain-containing protein yields MVGFWENELVRTAANFSVVVLCLVLFLAVFELVTKYKNMEELKKGNLAVAMATGGKVLGIANIFRYSISDHDSLLTMIGWGAAGFVLLLLAYFIFEFLTPSFNIDEEIRQDNRAVGLISLVISVGLSFIIGASIG; encoded by the coding sequence ATGGTTGGATTTTGGGAGAATGAACTCGTAAGGACAGCAGCAAACTTCAGTGTGGTAGTGTTGTGTCTTGTTCTATTTTTAGCAGTTTTTGAGCTTGTAACGAAATATAAAAACATGGAAGAACTGAAAAAAGGCAATTTGGCAGTTGCCATGGCAACAGGCGGAAAGGTTCTGGGAATCGCAAATATATTTCGATATTCTATCAGTGACCATGATTCCTTGCTTACGATGATAGGCTGGGGAGCGGCAGGCTTTGTCCTTTTATTGCTTGCCTATTTCATCTTTGAATTCTTAACACCAAGCTTTAACATTGATGAGGAAATCCGACAAGACAATAGAGCAGTAGGCTTAATTTCTCTTGTCATTTCCGTGGGCCTGTCTTTTATCATAGGTGCAAGTATCGGATAA